A window of the Ipomoea triloba cultivar NCNSP0323 chromosome 14, ASM357664v1 genome harbors these coding sequences:
- the LOC116003662 gene encoding mediator of RNA polymerase II transcription subunit 19a-like, protein MDPENRKFGRGPRELTGAVDLISQFKLLPHHEYFCKRQLPLSISDTHYLHNVVGDTEIRKGEGMQLDQLIEDASFSREMNASIKPFDLDVLGEAFQLRETSPIDLPSSEKGIPTMVGKSKSESKDKEKKHKKHKDKDKDKDKDKDKEHKKHKHRHKDRSKDKDKDKKKDKSGHHDSGAEHSKKHHEKKRKHDGEEDINDHKHKKSKHKSSKIDEMGAIKVAG, encoded by the exons ATGGATCCAGAAAACAGAAAGTTTGGAAGAG GTCCCAGAGAACTTACAGGTGCTGTTGATCTTATTAGTCAGTTCAAGTTGTTGCCTCATCATGAGTATTTCTGCAAGAGGCAACTTCCACTATCAATTTCAGATACACACTATCTGCACAACGTGGTTGGAGACACAGAAATTAGGAAAGGCGAAGGAATGCAATTGGATCAGCTTATTGAGGATGCTTCCTTTTCAAGAGAGATGAATGCATCAATAAAGCCATTTGATCTAGATGTTCTGGGAGAAGCTTTTCAACTGAGGGAAACATCTCCAATTGATCTGCCCTCT TCTGAAAAGGGTattccaactatggtggggaaaTCTAAGAGTGAGTCCAAAGACAAGGAGAAGAAGCATAAAAAGCACAAGGACAAGGACAAAGATAAGGACAAGGATAAAGATAAAGAACATAAGAAGCATAAACATCGTCACAAGGATCGAAGTAAAGACAAGGATAAAGATAAAAAGAAAGATAAAAGTGGCCATCATGATTCTGGTGCCGAGCATTCAAAGAAGCATCATGAGAAG AAAAGGAAGCATGATGGAGAGGAAGATATCAATGATCACAAGCACAAGAAAAGCAAG CACAAGAGCTCAAAAATTGATGAAATGGGTGCAATAAAGGTAGCAGGCTAA
- the LOC116003663 gene encoding mediator of RNA polymerase II transcription subunit 19a-like, translating to MVGKSKSESKDKEKKHKKHKDKDKDKDKDKDKEHKKHKHRHKDRSKDKDKDKKKDKSGHHDSGAEHSKKHHEKKRKHDGEEDINDHKHKKSKHKSSKIDEMGAIKVAG from the exons atggtggggaaaTCTAAGAGTGAGTCCAAAGACAAGGAGAAGAAGCATAAAAAGCACAAGGACAAGGACAAAGATAAGGACAAGGATAAAGATAAAGAACATAAGAAGCATAAACATCGTCACAAGGATCGAAGTAAAGACAAGGATAAAGATAAAAAGAAAGATAAAAGTGGCCATCATGATTCTGGTGCCGAGCATTCAAAGAAGCATCATGAGAAG AAAAGGAAGCATGATGGAGAGGAAGATATCAATGATCACAAGCACAAGAAAAGCAAG CACAAGAGCTCAAAAATTGATGAAATGGGTGCAATAAAGGTAGCAGGCTAA